A single window of Triplophysa dalaica isolate WHDGS20190420 chromosome 14, ASM1584641v1, whole genome shotgun sequence DNA harbors:
- the LOC130435826 gene encoding extracellular calcium-sensing receptor-like, with protein sequence MLFFLNTLLLFHHLNAKAENTLCRMMGDTKYPLFSKEGDVTIGAVFAVRSKETLPSFAFTQKPQPLSCSSVTLRDFRIAQMMLFAIEEINRNGILLPNVSIGYRIYDTCGSRLSSMSAIMTLMNNQEFEASQKCNGQTPIHAIIGETESATTVILSRTTGPFKIPVISHSAGCDCLSNRKDFPSFFRTMSSDYYQGRALAVLVKHLDWTWVGAVNSDNDYGNYGMEIFLNAAKKEGICVEYSVKFYRTEYEKLQKVIKTMKRGTAKVVVAFVSFFEMELLVEQLSIHNITGIQMVGVVGWITSKTLITPNTFRVMKGSLGFAVRKINIEGFIDFVMNVFWDTAISCSQRHTNLSQAELNCSRPQDLFVLKNYSEDVPEHRYISNVYKAVYAVAYALRSLLKCRERGGCEKDLTIQPQQMVEALKKVNFTVKFGDRVWFDSTGAAVAQYEVVNWQQDKNGSIQFKAVGYYDASLPPDQRFVLNTENIIWAGGQLEKPQSVCSESCPPGTRKAGQKGRPVCCYDCIPCADGEISNETDSNNCMQCPREYWSNAERNACVLKAVEFLSFTDVMGIVLVFFSLFGVGITVLVTVLFYSKKDTPIVKANNSELSFLLLYSLTLCFLCSLTFIGRPTEWSCMLRHTAFGITFVLCISCVLGKTLVVLMAFKATLPGSNVMKWFGPVQQRLSVLSFTLIQALICVLWLTISPPFPYKNMKYYKEKIILECSLGSTVGFWAVLGYIGLLALLCFILAFLARTLPDNFNEAKFITFSMLIFCAVWITFIPAYVSSPGKFTVAVEIFAILASSFGLLFCIFAPKCFIILFKPEQNTKQYLMGKTQSKSY encoded by the exons ATGcttttttttctaaacacaCTTCTGCTTTTCCATCACCTTAATGCAAAGGCAGAAAACACTCTTTGCAGAATGATGGGAGACACTAAATATCCCCTGTTTTCAAAGGAAGGTGATGTAACTATTGGAGCAGTTTTTGCAGTTCGCAGTAAGGAAACGTTACCTTCATttgcatttacacaaaaacCTCAACCTTTGTCATGCTCCAG tgtgACTCTAAGAGATTTTCGGATAGCTCAAATGATGCTTTTTGCCATTGAGGAGATTAACAGGAATGGCATTCTACTCCCAAATGTTTCTATTGGCTATAGAATATACGATACATGTGGTTCAAGGCTGTCGTCTATGAGTGCAATCATGACATTAATGAATAATCAGGAGTTTGAAGCAAGTCAAAAATGCAATGGGCAGACTCCTATACATGCTATCATTGGAGAAACAGAGTCTGCCACCACAGTCATTCTGTCGAGAACTACAGGACCTTTTAAAATTCCAGTG ATAAGTCACTCAGCTGGATGTGACTGTCTCAGTAATAGGAAAGATTTCCCCTCTTTCTTCAGGACTATGTCCAGTGATTATTACCAGGGCAGAGCACTTGCAGTTTTGGTCAAACACTTGGACTGGACTTGGGTTGGAGCTGTAAACAGTGACAATGACTATGGAAACTATGGAATGGAGATTTTTCTTAATGCAGCCAAGAAAGAGGGGATTTGTGTAGAGTACTCTGTGAAATTCTACCGAACAGAGTATGAAAAACTCCAAAAAGTCATCAAAACAATGAAACGAGGCACAGCAAAAGTGGTTGttgcatttgtttcattttttgagATGGAATTACTAGTTGAGCAACTAAGTATACACAACATTACAGGCATCCAAATGGTAGGAGTGGTAGGATGGATAACTTCAAAAACTCTGATCACTCCAAACACTTTTCGTGTAATGAAAGGGTCACTTGGGTTTGCAGTGAGAAAAATCAATATTGAAGGGTTTATAGATTTTGTTATGAACGTATTCTGGGACACAGCTATATCATGCTCACAAAGACATACTAATTTATCTCAAGCTGAATTAAATTGCAGCCGACCTCAAGACCTATTTGTGCTGAAAAATTACTCAGAAGATGTGCCTGAACATAGATATATAAGTAATGTCTACAAAGCAGTGTATGCCGTGGCTTATGCACTACGGAGTCTACTGAAGTGCAGAGAACGAGGAGGTTGTGAGAAAGACCTGACAATACAGCCACAgcag ATGGTTGAGGCTCTGAAAAAAGTCAATTTCACTGTTAAGTTTGGAGATCGTGTGTGGTTTGACAGCACTGGTGCTGCAGTTGCCCAGTATGAAGTTGTGAACTGGcaacaagacaaaaatggaTCAATTCAGtttaaagcagtgggttactaTGATGCCTCACTGCCCCCTGACCAGCGCTTTGTGCTTAACACTGAAAACATCATCTGGGCTGGTGGACAGCTAGAG AAGCCCCAGTCTGTGTGCAGTGAGAGTTGTCCTCCAGGCACTAGGAAGGCTGGACAGAAAGGAAGACCTGTCTGCTGTTATGACTGTATTCCATGTGCAGATGGAGAAATCAGTAATGAGACAG ATTCAAATAACTGCATGCAGTGTCCAAGGGAATACTGGTCTAATGCTGAGAGAAATGCATGTGTTTTGAAGGCTGTAGAGTTTCTGTCATTCACAGACGTTATGGGTATAGTGCTGGTCTTTTTCTCACTGTTTGGTGTAGGAATAACTGTTCTGGTTACAGTCCTGTTTTACAGTAAGAAGGACACCCCCATAGTAAAAGCCAACAACTCAGAGCTGAGCTTCCTGCTGCTCTACTCGCTAACTCTGTGTTTTCTATGTTCACTTACTTTCATTGGTCGCCCCACTGAGTGGTCCTGTATGTTACGTCACACAGCATTTGGGATCACTTTTGTACTCTGTATATCTTGTGTTCTGGGGAAAACATTAGTTGTGTTAATGGCCTTCAAGGCCACACTTCCAGGAAGTAAtgtcatgaaatggtttgggcctGTACAACAGAGACTCAGTGTTCTTTCCTTTACACTTATTCAGGCTCTCATCTGTGTGCTTTGGCTAACAATATCTCCTCCTTTTCcctacaaaaatatgaaatattataaagAGAAGATCATTCTTGAGTGCAGTCTGGGTTCTACTGTTGGTTTCTGGGCTGTACTGGGTTATATTGGTTTACTGGCTCTCTTGTGCTTCATTCTGGCTTTTCTGGCTCGGACCCTGCCTGATAACTTCAATGAAGCTAAATTCATCACTTTCAGTATGCTCATATTCTGTGCTGTGTGGATCACATTTATTCCAGCTTATGTCAGTTCTCCAGGAAAATTTACTGTAGCTGTGGAGATATTTGCCATTTTAGCCTCAAGCTTTGGTTTACTATTTTGCATATTTGCACCAAAATGTTTCATCATCCTGTTTAAGCCGGAACAGAATACAAAGCAATATTTGATGGGAAAAACACAATCCAAATCCTATTGA
- the LOC130435974 gene encoding extracellular calcium-sensing receptor-like has product MLIFLYTILCHDLYAKAENKLCRMIGDPKYPLLSKDGELTIGGLFAIHREETLPSFEFTQKPQLLSCSSVNLRDFRMAQIMTFAIEEINRSETLLPNVSIGYRIYDTCGSRLSSMSANMAVMNGHEFESRNICNGQTPIHAIIGDTESSTTVYLSRTTGPYKIPVISPLATCECLSNRKEYPSFFRTIASDYHQSRALAHLVKQFGWSWIGAVNSDNDYGNNGMAKFLKTAQDEGICVEYSVKFYRTEPDKIKQVVDIMKQGTAKVIVAFISFLDMGFLIKQLRIQNVTGLQMIGAEAWITAKDYITPNSFHVMGGSLGFAVRKINIYGFADYVVKSFWEKTFSCSQRDGNASKAEFNCSRDKDLHLFMNYNEDVPEQRYSSNVYKAVYAVAYALHSVLKCKEYKGCEKGLKIQPKQVVEALKKVNFTVKFGDRVWFESTGEAVTRYEVVNWQQDSEGSIQFKAVGYYDASLSPEQRFVLNTENIIWAGGQLEKPRSVCSESCPPGTRKAVQKGRPVCCYDCIPCADGEISNETDSNNCMQCPGEFWSNAEKNKCVLKTVEFLSFTEVMGIVLVFFSLFGVGITVLVTVLFYSKKDTPIVKANNSELSFLLLFSLTLCFLCSLTFIGRPTEWSCMLRHTVFGITFVLCISCVLGKTIVVLMAFKATLPGSNVMKWFGPVQQRLSVLAFTLIQGLICVLWLTISPPFPYKNMKYYKEKIIFECSLGSTVGFWAVLGYIGLLALLCFILAFLARTLPDNFNEAKFITFSMLIFCAVWITFIPSYVSSPGKFTVAVEIFAILASSFSLLFCIFAPKCYIILFKPQQNTKQSLMGKAPSNKHTK; this is encoded by the exons ATGCTTATCTTTTTGTACACAATCCTTTGCCATGACCTTTATGCAAAGGCAGAAAACAAACTTTGCCGAATGATTGGAGATCCTAAATACCCATTGCTTTCCAAGGATGGAGAACTGACTATTGGAGGACTGTTTGCAATCCACAGAGAGGAAACATTACCTTCATTTGAGTTCACACAAAAACCTCAGCTTCTGTCATGCTCCAG TGTGAATCTAAGAGATTTTCGGATGGCTCAAATTATGACATTTGCCATTGAAGAGATTAATAGAAGTGAAACTCTTCTCCCAAATGTTTCTATTGGCTATAGAATCTATGATACCTGTGGTTCAAGATTGTCTTCTATGAGTGCAAATATGGCAGTGATGAATGGACATGAATTTGAATCAAGAAACATATGCAATGGACAAACTCCTATACATGCTATCATAGGAGATACAGAGTCTTCCACAACAGTTTATCTCTCCAGAACCACAGGACCTTATAAAATCCCAGTG ATAAGTCCTTTAGCCACATGTGAATGTCTCAGTAATAGGAAAGAATACCCATCATTCTTCAGAACTATTGCTAGTGATTATCACCAGAGCAGAGCACTTGCACACTTAGTCAAACAGTTTGGCTGGTCTTGGATTGGAGCTGTGAACAGTGACAATGACTATGGAAACAATGGAATGGCCAAATTTCTGAAAACAGCCCAAGATGAGGGGATTTGTGTAGAGTACTCTGTGAAATTCTACAGAACAGAGCCTGATAAAATCAAACAAGTTGTAGATATAATGAAACAAGGAACTGCAAAAGTGATTGTTGCATTTATATCATTTCTTGATATGGGATTTCTAATCAAACAGTTAAGAATTCAAAATGTTACAGGACTCCAAATGATTGGTGCTGAAGCATGGATAACTGCAAAAGATTACATTACTCcaaacagttttcatgtgatggGAGGATCACTGGGGTTTGCAGTGagaaaaattaatatttatggaTTTGCCGATTATGTTGTCAAATCATTCTGGGAAAAAACTTTTTCATGCTCACAAAGAGATGGAAATGCATCTAAAGCTGAATTTAACTGCAGCAGAGATAAGGATCTACATTTGTTCATGAATTACAATGAAGATGTGCCCGAACAAAGATATTCAAGTAATGTGTACAAAGCAGTGTATGCTGTGGCCTATGCACTACACAGTGTGCTGAAGTGCAAAGAATATAAAGGTTGTGAAAAAGGCCTGAAAATACAGCCAAAGcag gtgGTTGAGGCTCTGAAAAAGGTCAATTTCACTGTAAAGTTTGGAGATCGTGTGTGGTTTGAGAGCACTGGTGAAGCAGTCACCCGGTATGAAGTTGTGAACTGGCAGCAGGACTCTGAAGGATCAATTCAGtttaaagcagtgggttactaTGATGCCTCACTGTCCCCTGAACAGCGCTTTGTGCTTAACACTGAAAACATCATCTGGGCTGGAGGACAGCTGGAG AAGCCAAGGTCTGTGTGCAGTGAGAGTTGTCCTCCAGGCACTAGGAAGGCTGTACAGAAAGGAAGACCTGTCTGCTGTTATGACTGTATTCCATGTGCAGATGGAGAAATCAGTAATGAGACAG ATTCAAATAACTGCATGCAGTGTCCAGGGGAATTCTGGTCTAAtgctgagaaaaataaatgtgtgttaaagACTGTAGAGTTTCTGTCATTCACAGAAGTTATGGGTATAGTGCTGGTCTTTTTTTCACTGTTTGGAGTAGGAATAACTGTTCTGGTCACAGTTCTGTTTTACAGTAAGAAGGACACCCCCATAGTAAAAGCCAACAACTCAGAGTTGAGCTTCCTGCTGCTCTTCTCATtgactctgtgttttctctgttcacttACTTTCATTGGTCGCCCCACTGAGTGGTCCTGTATGTTACGTCACACAGTGTTTGGGATCACTTTTGTACTCTGTATATCTTGTGTTTTGGGGAAAACAATAGTTGTGTTAATGGCCTTTAAGGCTACACTTCCAGGAAGTAAtgtcatgaaatggtttgggcctGTACAACAGAGACTCAGTGTTCTTGCCTTTACACTTATACAGGGTCTTATCTGTGTGCTTTGGCTAACAATATCTCCTCCTTTTCcctacaaaaatatgaaatattataaagAGAAGATAATTTTTGAATGCAGTCTGGGTTCTACAGTTGGTTTCTGGGCTGTACTGGGTTATATTGGTCTACTGGCTCTCTTGTGCTTCATTCTGGCTTTTCTGGCTCGGACGCTGCCTGATAACTTCAATGAAGCTAAATTCATCACATTCAGTATGCTCATATTCTGTGCTGTGTGGATCACATTTATCCCATCCTATGTCAGTTCTCCAGGAAAATTTACTGTAGCTGTGGAGATATTTGCAATCTTAGCCTCaagttttagtttattattctgtatatttgcACCTAAATGTTACATCATCCTGTTTAAGCCTCAACAAAATACTAAGCAAAGTCTGATGGGAAAAGCACCAAGTAACAAACATACTAAATAA
- the LOC130435822 gene encoding extracellular calcium-sensing receptor-like: protein MLFFLYTLLLFHYRDAKAENTACRMIGDPKYPLLSKDGELTIGAIFPVHIKETLPSFEFKQKPQLLSCSSVSVRDFRLAQVMVFAVEEINRNENVLPNVTLGYRIYDSCSSRLSSMSAIMAVMNNQEFAAEQTCNGQSPIHAIIGETESATTIILSRTTGPFKIPVISHSSACECLSNRKNYPSFFRTISSDYYQGRALALLVKHLGWTWVGAVNSDNDYGNNGMDIFLNAAKKEGICIEYSVKFYRTEPEKLIKVVNTMKQGTAKVIVAFVSFIEMGFLIDQLSIQNITGLQMIGVFGWIASQNLITPKTFHVMGGSLGFSLRKINIDGFPDYAYKAFWETAFPCLQRDEDSPQYEMYCSTYEDLLVVRNYNEEVAEHRYVSNVYKAVYAVAYALHSLLECKGQEGCDKTVTIQPHQVVEALKKVNFTVKFGERVWFDSTGAAIANYEVVNWQQDSNGSFQFKAVGYYDASLPPNQRFLLNTENIIWAGGQLEKPRSVCSESCPPGTRKAVQRGRPVCCYDCIPCADGEISNETDSNNCVHCPEEYWSNAEKNKCVLKTVEFLSYTEVMGLVLVFFSLFGVGISVLVTVLFYNKKDTPIVKANNSELSFLLLFSLTLCFLCSLTFIGRPTDWSCMLRHTAFGITFVLCISCVLGKTIVVLMAFKATLPGSNVMKWFGPVQQRLSVLAFTLIQVLICLLWLTISPPFPYKNMKYYKEKIILECSLGSSVGFWAVLGYIGLLALLCFILAFLARTLPDNFNEAKFITFSMLIFSAVWITFIPAYVSSPGKYSVAVEIFAILASSFGLLFCIFAPKCYIILFKPEQNTKQHLMGKTQGKSY, encoded by the exons ATGCTTTTTTTTCTATATACACTCCTGCTTTTCCATTACCGCGATGCAAAGGCAGAAAACACTGCTTGTCGAATGATTGGAGACCCTAAATACCCATTGCTGTCTAAGGATGGAGAACTTACTATTGGAGCAATTTTTCCAGTCcacattaaagaaacattacCTTCATTTGAGTTCAAACAAAAACCTCAACTTCTGTCATGTTCTAG tgtgagtgtgagagatTTCCGGCTAGCTCAGGTCATGGTTTTTGCAGTTGAGGAGattaacagaaatgaaaatgtgctgCCAAATGTTACTCTTGGCTACAGAATATatgacagctgttcatcaagaCTGTCGTCTATGAGTGCTATTATGGCGGTGATGAATAATCAGGAGTTTGCAGCAGAGCAAACATGCAATGGACAATCTCCAATTCATGCTATCATTGGGGAAACGGAGTCTGCCACCACAATCATCCTGTCTAGAACAACAGGACCTTTTAAAATTCCAGTG ataAGTCACTCATCTGCATGTGAATGTCTTAGTAATAGGAAAAATTACCCATCATTCTTCAGGACTATTTCTAGTGATTATTACCAGGGCAGAGCACTTGCACTCTTGGTAAAACACTTGGGCTGGACTTGGGTTGGAGCTGTGAACAGTGACAATGACTATGGAAACAATGGAATGgacatttttctaaatgcaGCCAAGAAGGAGGGGATTTGCATAGAGTATTCTGTAAAATTCTACAGAACAGAGCCTGAAAAACTCATCAAAGTGgtaaacacaatgaaacaggGCACAGCAAAAGTGATTGttgcatttgtttcatttattgagATGGGATTTCTAATTGATCAGCTAAGTATTCAGAACATTACCGGCCTCCAAATGATTGGGGTGTTTGGGTGGATAGCTTCACAGAATTTAATCACTCCAAAGACATTTCATGTTATGGGAGGGTCACTCGGATTttcattaagaaaaataaatattgatggGTTTCCAGATTATGCTTATAAGGCATTCTGGGAGACAGCTTTTCCATGCTTACAGAGAGATGAGGATTCTCCTCAATATGAAATGTATTGCAGCACATATGAAGATCTGCTTGTGGTTAGAAATTACAATGAAGAGGTGGCTGAACATAGATATGTAAGTAATGTCTACAAAGCAGTGTATGCTGTGGCTTATGCACTTCACAGTCTGCTTGAATGCAAAGGACAAGAAGGTTGTGATAAAACTGTGACAATACAACCACACCAG GTTGTTGAGGCTCTGAAAAAGGTAAATTTTACAGTTAAATTTGGGGAACGTGTGTGGTTTGACAGCACTGGTGCTGCAATAGCCAACTATGAAGTTGTGAACTGGCAGCAGGACTCTAATGGATCATTCCAGtttaaagcagtgggttactaTGATGCCTCACTGCCCCCTAACCAGCGCTTTCTGCTTAACACTGAAAACATAATCTGGGCTGGAGGACAGCTGGAG AAGCCAAGGTCTGTGTGCAGTGAGAGTTGTCCTCCAGGCACTAGGAAGGCTGTACAGAGAGGACGACCTGTCTGCTGTTATGACTGTATTCCATGTGCAGATGGAGAAATCAGTAATGAGACAG ATTCAAATAACTGCGTGCACTGTCCAGAGGAATACTGGTCTAAtgctgagaaaaataaatgtgtgttaaagACTGTAGAGTTTCTGTCATACACAGAAGTTATGGGTTTAGTGTTGGTCTTTTTCTCACTGTTTGGAGTTGGAATATCTGTACTGGTCACAGTCCTGTTTTACAATAAGAAGGACACCCCCATAGTCAAAGCCAACAACTCAGAGCTGAGCTTCCTGCTGCTCTTCTCATtgactctgtgttttctctgttcacttACTTTCATTGGTCGCCCCACTGATTGGTCATGTATGTTACGTCACACAGCGTTTGGGATCACTTTTGTCCTCTGTATCTCTTGTGTTCTGGGGAAAACAATAGTTGTGTTAATGGCCTTCAAGGCCACACTTCCAGGAAGTAAtgtcatgaaatggtttgggccGGTACAACAGAGACTCAGTGTTCTTGCCTTTACACTTATACAGGTTCTTATATGTTTGCTTTGGCTGACAATATCTCCTCCTTTTccctataaaaatatgaaatattataaagAGAAGATCATTCTCGAGTGCAGTCTGGGTTCAAGTGTAGGTTTCTGGGCTGTACTGGGTTATATTGGTCTACTGGCTCTCTTGTGCTTCATTCTGGCTTTTCTGGCTCGGACGCTGCCTGATAACTTCAATGAAGCTAAATTCATCACATTCAGTATGCTCATATTCAGTGCTGTGTGGATCACATTTATTCCAGCTTATGTCAGTTCTCCTGGAAAATATTCTGTAGCTGTGGAGATATTTGCCATTTTAGCCTCAAGCTTTGGtttattattctgtatatttgcACCGAAATGTTACATCATCCTGTTTAAGcctgaacaaaatacaaaacaacatttgatgGGAAAAACACAAGGTAAATCCTACTGA